From the Maioricimonas rarisocia genome, one window contains:
- a CDS encoding cytidine deaminase produces the protein MTDSGIEKLIAAAWQARENAYCPYSGFAVGAAVLTESGQIYSGCNVENASYGLTICAERASLFQAVAQGERRFTAVAVVTETELPTPPCGACRQVLLEFAPDARVVCLNRRRDIVEYTVRDLLPGAFSAENLRDR, from the coding sequence GTGACCGACTCCGGCATCGAGAAGCTCATCGCCGCGGCCTGGCAGGCCCGCGAAAACGCATACTGCCCGTACAGCGGTTTCGCCGTTGGTGCAGCCGTTCTGACTGAGTCGGGCCAGATCTACAGCGGCTGCAACGTCGAGAACGCATCGTACGGGCTGACGATCTGCGCCGAACGCGCCAGCCTGTTCCAGGCGGTTGCGCAGGGAGAGAGACGGTTCACAGCGGTCGCGGTCGTGACGGAAACCGAGTTGCCGACGCCGCCGTGCGGTGCATGTCGGCAGGTACTTCTTGAATTCGCCCCTGATGCTCGCGTAGTCTGCCTTAACAGGCGCAGGGACATTGTGGAGTACACGGTGCGGGACCTCCTCCCCGGGGCATTTTCGGCGGAGAATCTGCGGGACCGCTGA